The Amycolatopsis viridis genome window below encodes:
- a CDS encoding S1C family serine protease yields MNENQFPASQAGGNPPAHGHPHHQQPVAAAPVLTPPRPKKKRLAVLVTAGTLTAAVVGGAVGAAIVGLDHATSTSALTPSAATTISSTTNTDVSAVAAKVLPSVVQVNVTTGDGEAIGSGVILTADGKILTNAHVVSGAEGDVTITLSDGTKYRAAVLGADTKADIALLQAKGASGLTPAQLGDSSKLQVGEPVVAIGSPGGLQNTVTSGIVSALGRQLSDISSGEQNSPFGQTAHRTGDSPSYTAIQTDAPINQGNSGGPLVDTNGEVIGINSALYSPSPTSAGSVGIGFAIPSNDAKTIVQQIENS; encoded by the coding sequence ATGAACGAGAACCAGTTCCCGGCGAGCCAGGCCGGCGGGAACCCGCCGGCCCACGGCCACCCCCACCACCAGCAGCCGGTCGCGGCCGCACCGGTGCTCACGCCCCCGCGGCCGAAGAAGAAGCGCCTCGCCGTCCTCGTCACCGCCGGCACACTCACCGCGGCCGTCGTCGGCGGCGCCGTCGGAGCTGCCATCGTGGGCCTCGACCACGCGACGTCGACCAGCGCGCTCACGCCGTCCGCCGCGACCACCATCTCCAGCACCACCAACACCGACGTCAGCGCGGTCGCCGCGAAGGTGCTGCCCAGCGTCGTCCAGGTCAACGTCACCACCGGCGACGGCGAAGCCATCGGTTCCGGGGTGATCCTCACCGCCGACGGCAAGATCCTCACCAACGCCCACGTCGTGTCCGGCGCCGAGGGTGACGTCACCATCACGCTGTCCGACGGCACCAAGTACCGGGCCGCCGTGCTCGGCGCCGACACCAAAGCCGACATCGCCCTCCTGCAGGCCAAGGGCGCCAGCGGACTCACCCCCGCCCAACTCGGCGACTCCAGCAAACTGCAGGTCGGCGAGCCGGTCGTCGCCATCGGCTCCCCCGGCGGCCTGCAGAACACAGTCACCTCCGGCATCGTCAGCGCCCTCGGCCGGCAGCTCTCCGACATCTCCAGCGGCGAACAGAACAGCCCGTTCGGACAGACCGCGCACCGCACCGGCGACAGCCCCAGCTACACCGCCATCCAAACCGACGCACCCATCAACCAAGGCAACTCGGGCGGCCCGCTCGTCGACACGAACGGCGAGGTCATCGGCATCAACTCGGCCCTCTACAGCCCCTCGCCCACCTCCGCCGGATCGGTCGGCATCGGGTTCGCCATCCCCAGCAACGACGCCAAAACGATCGTCCAGCAGATCGAGAACAGCTGA
- a CDS encoding ribosomal RNA small subunit methyltransferase A — translation MPSAPGAGRSAGVHFLATPAIAAHLVQSCAIGRDDLVLEIGAGQGALTRHLATTGARILAVERDDRFARRLTARFRDQPNVRVVHADARQIPLPRRRFLVVANIPYALSTTLLRRLLTPRTALHRAEMLVEWGFAKRICATVPRHAEQAWWAARFDLHLVSRVGAHHFSPPPRIDSAHLSIRRNHFPRSAEEALWTILSTAYRQPATPARTLFDRHALRRAGIRPSQPTATVPPHQWAQLARDLSPGRTWPALPRRLRT, via the coding sequence ATGCCCTCGGCACCTGGTGCCGGGCGGTCGGCCGGTGTGCATTTCCTCGCCACACCAGCGATCGCCGCACATCTCGTCCAGTCCTGCGCCATCGGCCGTGACGATCTCGTCCTCGAGATCGGCGCCGGACAAGGCGCCCTCACCCGCCACCTCGCCACCACCGGAGCGCGCATCCTCGCCGTCGAACGAGACGACCGGTTCGCGCGCCGGCTGACCGCCCGGTTCCGAGACCAGCCCAATGTGCGCGTCGTGCACGCCGATGCCAGGCAGATCCCCTTGCCCCGGCGACGGTTCCTGGTCGTGGCGAACATTCCGTACGCGCTGTCAACCACTCTCCTGCGCCGCCTGCTCACACCGCGGACCGCACTCCACCGCGCGGAAATGCTCGTCGAGTGGGGCTTCGCGAAACGGATCTGCGCCACCGTGCCACGGCACGCGGAACAGGCGTGGTGGGCCGCACGCTTCGACCTCCACCTGGTGTCCCGCGTCGGTGCCCACCACTTCTCGCCGCCACCGCGCATCGACTCCGCACACCTGTCGATCCGCCGGAACCACTTCCCCCGGTCGGCGGAAGAAGCACTGTGGACGATTTTGTCCACCGCCTACCGGCAACCCGCCACACCGGCACGGACGCTGTTCGACCGCCACGCACTGCGCCGGGCCGGAATCCGGCCGTCCCAGCCGACGGCGACCGTCCCACCCCACCAGTGGGCCCAGCTCGCCCGCGACCTGTCCCCCGGACGGACTTGGCCCGCCCTCCCCCGGAGGCTCCGGACCTGA
- a CDS encoding DNA-3-methyladenine glycosylase family protein gives MTNTVPTAVTSAARRTVEIPVPGPFDLAAAARFLEGFTPAARPDAAEEPGTLRFAFPLPGSWVPCAARVRQRSPGVVEVSVPAGESGLAKAADFTEVARQVARILSLDVDGSGFGSVGERDPVVGALQKRYPGLRPVLFTSPYEAACWAIIGQRIRFGQAALFKQRLAETHGTRLNVDGRPLWSFPAPAELLAMPAPPWLPEIKVDRLRAVAEAALAGLLDPVTLRAAEPEDALEALRGLPGIGAFSAQLILIRGAGHPDVFPRDERYLLEEMRRAYDRPGASVAELVTVADAWRPYRSWVALLFRVSRSHRTAPKGGDSRSQVQAA, from the coding sequence ATGACGAACACTGTGCCGACAGCCGTGACGAGCGCTGCACGGCGCACTGTGGAGATCCCGGTGCCGGGGCCGTTCGACCTCGCCGCTGCGGCCCGATTCCTGGAGGGGTTCACGCCCGCGGCGCGACCGGATGCGGCGGAAGAGCCGGGCACGCTCCGGTTCGCGTTCCCGCTGCCCGGCAGCTGGGTCCCGTGCGCGGCGCGGGTACGGCAGCGGTCACCGGGAGTGGTGGAAGTGTCCGTGCCGGCGGGCGAATCGGGTCTCGCGAAAGCCGCTGACTTCACGGAGGTGGCGCGTCAGGTGGCGCGCATCCTCTCGCTGGACGTGGACGGTTCCGGCTTCGGCTCGGTCGGTGAGCGTGACCCCGTCGTGGGTGCGTTGCAGAAGCGGTATCCGGGTCTGCGGCCCGTGCTGTTCACGTCGCCGTACGAGGCTGCCTGCTGGGCGATCATCGGGCAGCGGATCCGGTTCGGGCAGGCCGCGCTGTTCAAGCAGCGTCTCGCCGAAACGCACGGTACGCGGCTGAACGTCGACGGCCGTCCATTGTGGTCCTTTCCCGCGCCCGCCGAGTTGCTGGCGATGCCGGCGCCGCCGTGGTTGCCGGAGATCAAAGTGGACCGTTTGCGCGCGGTGGCCGAGGCAGCTCTCGCTGGGCTCCTCGATCCCGTGACGTTGCGCGCCGCCGAACCCGAAGACGCGCTGGAGGCGTTGCGCGGGCTGCCCGGAATCGGGGCGTTTTCGGCGCAGCTGATCCTGATCCGCGGCGCCGGCCACCCGGACGTCTTTCCGCGGGACGAGCGTTACCTGCTCGAGGAGATGCGGCGGGCTTACGACCGTCCTGGTGCTTCCGTCGCGGAGTTGGTCACCGTCGCCGACGCGTGGCGCCCCTACCGCAGTTGGGTCGCCCTCCTGTTCCGCGTGAGCCGCAGTCACCGCACCGCGCCGAAGGGAGGTGACTCGCGCAGCCAGGTGCAGGCCGCCTGA
- a CDS encoding M50 family metallopeptidase — MNEATAELHVLAGLFGAQPAPSIPVPLVTGGIALLLVLSGAPWRLARNVVTIVHEAGHALVAVLAGRRLQGIKLHSDTSGVTVSRGKPEGPGMVLTALAGYPAPGILGLVFASLLAAGRITALLVLAALLLLGVLVMVRNAHGVLSVVLTAAGLAVVALVAGPEVQAWFVYLITWFLLLGALRPVVELQMKRRRGAARDSDADQLARLTEVPAALWMLMLAVIAITCLVVGGAWLLEPALTP; from the coding sequence GTGAACGAGGCAACGGCAGAGCTCCACGTGCTGGCGGGTCTCTTCGGGGCGCAGCCCGCTCCGTCCATTCCGGTGCCGCTGGTGACCGGCGGTATCGCGCTGCTGCTGGTGCTGTCCGGCGCGCCGTGGCGGCTGGCTCGCAACGTGGTGACGATCGTCCACGAGGCGGGCCACGCGCTGGTCGCGGTGCTGGCCGGGCGGCGGCTGCAGGGGATCAAGCTGCACTCGGACACGTCGGGTGTCACGGTCTCCCGGGGCAAGCCGGAAGGCCCCGGCATGGTGCTGACCGCGCTCGCGGGCTATCCGGCGCCGGGGATCCTCGGGCTGGTGTTCGCGAGTTTGCTGGCCGCCGGGCGGATCACGGCGCTGCTCGTGCTCGCCGCGTTGCTGTTGCTCGGCGTGCTGGTCATGGTCCGCAACGCCCACGGCGTGCTGTCCGTGGTGCTCACGGCCGCCGGGCTCGCGGTGGTGGCGCTGGTGGCCGGGCCGGAGGTGCAGGCGTGGTTCGTGTACCTGATCACGTGGTTCCTGCTCCTCGGTGCGCTCCGCCCGGTCGTCGAGCTGCAGATGAAGCGGCGACGGGGCGCGGCGCGGGACTCGGACGCGGACCAGCTGGCCCGGCTCACCGAGGTGCCGGCCGCGCTGTGGATGCTGATGCTGGCCGTGATCGCGATCACCTGCCTGGTGGTCGGTGGCGCCTGGCTGCTCGAACCCGCGCTGACGCCGTGA
- a CDS encoding aldehyde dehydrogenase family protein, producing MSDEVAKAVEECARAAKAAAPSLATASDAAIDAALTAMADRLLDAREGVLEANRADVARARQDGMSAGLLDRLTITEERLTGMAEQLRLLAGAPHAEREIPVKALSGGLRLVERRRPVGVIGANYEARPNVTVDVASQLVKSRNAGVLRTGSAALGSAQRLLEVVIVPALADAGIDPAVVQLVPRVEREAAAALVRFPDLVPLVILRGSGESTRALALEAAQHGVRTLAHADGGGVLYVDEAADAGKVRDLVFHSLDRLGVCNRLNLLLIHSAVHDQLWPVIAEALAERNVTPSLPPHDHPIGYEWALDSEREATVTIAQVTGVTEAVEIANERTSGLAAGIATEDAGTAQAFFDGYTGTGVFWNAPTRLLDGFKLLAVPETGINLDKVPGPRGPVTYTDLYVRQFAVLPENQ from the coding sequence GTGTCCGACGAGGTGGCGAAGGCTGTTGAGGAATGCGCGCGGGCGGCCAAGGCGGCGGCTCCGTCGTTGGCCACCGCGTCGGATGCGGCCATCGACGCGGCACTGACCGCCATGGCCGACCGTCTCCTCGACGCGCGGGAGGGTGTCCTGGAAGCCAACCGGGCCGACGTGGCGCGCGCCCGGCAGGACGGCATGAGCGCCGGCCTGCTCGACCGGCTCACGATCACCGAGGAACGGCTCACCGGCATGGCCGAGCAGCTGCGCCTGCTCGCCGGCGCGCCGCACGCGGAGCGCGAGATCCCGGTGAAGGCGCTCTCCGGCGGTCTGCGGCTGGTCGAGCGGCGCCGCCCCGTCGGGGTGATCGGCGCGAACTACGAGGCGCGGCCGAACGTGACGGTCGACGTCGCGTCGCAGCTGGTCAAGTCCCGCAACGCCGGGGTGCTGCGCACCGGTTCCGCCGCGCTGGGTTCCGCGCAGCGGCTGCTCGAGGTCGTCATCGTGCCGGCGCTGGCCGACGCGGGGATCGACCCCGCCGTCGTGCAGCTGGTGCCGCGCGTCGAGCGGGAGGCCGCCGCGGCCCTCGTCCGGTTCCCGGACTTGGTGCCGCTGGTCATCCTGCGCGGCAGCGGTGAGAGCACCCGTGCGCTCGCGCTCGAGGCCGCCCAGCACGGCGTCCGGACGCTGGCCCACGCCGACGGCGGTGGCGTGCTGTACGTCGACGAGGCCGCCGACGCCGGCAAGGTGCGCGACCTGGTCTTCCACAGCCTCGACCGGCTGGGCGTGTGCAACCGGCTGAACCTGCTGCTCATCCACTCCGCGGTGCACGACCAGCTGTGGCCGGTGATCGCCGAGGCACTGGCCGAGCGGAACGTGACGCCTTCCCTTCCGCCCCACGACCACCCCATCGGCTACGAGTGGGCCCTCGACTCCGAGCGCGAGGCCACGGTCACGATCGCGCAGGTCACGGGCGTGACCGAGGCCGTCGAGATCGCCAACGAGCGGACCTCCGGCCTCGCCGCGGGCATCGCCACCGAGGACGCCGGGACCGCCCAGGCGTTCTTCGACGGCTACACCGGCACGGGCGTGTTCTGGAACGCCCCGACCCGCCTGCTCGACGGCTTCAAGCTCCTCGCCGTGCCCGAGACCGGAATCAACCTGGACAAGGTGCCGGGCCCCCGCGGGCCGGTCACCTACACCGACCTGTACGTGCGCCAGTTCGCGGTCCTGCCCGAGAACCAGTGA
- a CDS encoding adenylate/guanylate cyclase domain-containing protein has protein sequence MDSERLEGILLGGKRRYTRLEVAERAGVPIERATRLWRALGFATVGDDEVVFTDADIDAVRTTDQLISSGLLDERLEAPVARTLGLHLSRLAEWQVRMLWTLITETGNLGEDDAQVVTLVERLLPELQRVQDFVWRRHLAAFAGRALASPEENLEARTEAVGFVDMVGYTRMTRRLGEGELSAVLESFELLATEVIADHHGRVVKMIGDEVLFVADAPADAAEIALTLTERTAADAELPEVRAGLAAGRILSRFGDVYGSVVNVAARLTSVARPGTVLADRALADALADVPGFAVRSRRPVAVRGYPRLHPYVLMRG, from the coding sequence GTGGATTCCGAGCGTCTGGAAGGCATCCTGCTCGGCGGCAAGCGCCGGTACACCCGGCTCGAGGTGGCCGAGCGGGCGGGCGTACCGATCGAGCGGGCCACCCGGCTGTGGCGGGCGCTCGGGTTCGCCACGGTCGGGGATGACGAGGTCGTCTTCACCGACGCCGACATCGATGCTGTCCGCACCACCGACCAGCTGATCTCCTCCGGGCTGCTCGACGAGCGCCTGGAGGCTCCGGTCGCCCGCACGCTCGGCCTGCACCTGTCGCGGCTGGCCGAGTGGCAGGTGCGGATGCTGTGGACGCTGATCACCGAGACCGGGAACCTCGGCGAGGACGATGCGCAGGTCGTCACGCTCGTCGAACGGCTGCTCCCGGAACTGCAACGCGTGCAGGACTTCGTGTGGCGCCGCCACCTGGCAGCGTTCGCGGGGCGGGCGCTGGCCTCGCCGGAGGAGAACCTGGAGGCGCGAACCGAGGCCGTCGGGTTCGTCGACATGGTCGGCTACACCCGGATGACCCGCCGTCTCGGTGAAGGCGAGCTCAGCGCCGTGCTGGAGAGCTTCGAGCTGCTCGCCACCGAGGTGATCGCCGATCACCACGGCCGGGTGGTGAAGATGATCGGCGACGAGGTGCTGTTCGTGGCGGACGCGCCCGCCGACGCCGCCGAGATCGCGTTGACGCTGACCGAACGCACAGCGGCGGACGCAGAGCTGCCCGAGGTGCGGGCCGGACTGGCGGCGGGCCGGATCCTGAGCCGATTCGGTGACGTGTACGGGTCGGTGGTGAACGTGGCCGCCCGGCTCACGTCCGTCGCGCGCCCGGGAACCGTGCTGGCCGACCGCGCCTTGGCCGATGCACTGGCCGATGTGCCGGGGTTCGCGGTGCGGTCCCGGCGGCCGGTGGCGGTGCGGGGCTACCCGCGACTGCACCCGTACGTGCTCATGCGCGGCTGA
- a CDS encoding universal stress protein, which produces MAAYRTVVVGTDGSDSSFRAVDRAAAVAADSGATLVIVCAYYPATRQDVEKAQDVLGDEAYQVVGSAPAEDTLRSAQDRARKAGAEKTETVAVVGEPVEALRKVVADRSADLLVVGNRGLNTLTGRLLGSVPSEAARKSGVDVLIVHTT; this is translated from the coding sequence ATGGCTGCATACCGGACCGTGGTCGTCGGTACGGACGGGTCTGATTCATCGTTCCGCGCGGTCGATCGCGCGGCCGCCGTCGCGGCGGACTCCGGTGCCACCTTGGTCATCGTGTGCGCCTACTACCCGGCGACCAGGCAGGACGTGGAGAAGGCCCAGGACGTCCTGGGGGACGAGGCCTACCAGGTGGTCGGCTCCGCACCGGCCGAGGACACCCTCCGCAGCGCGCAGGACCGCGCCCGCAAGGCCGGCGCGGAGAAGACCGAGACGGTCGCGGTGGTCGGCGAGCCGGTGGAGGCGCTGCGCAAGGTCGTCGCCGACCGGTCGGCCGACCTGCTGGTGGTCGGCAACCGCGGGCTGAACACCCTCACCGGCCGGCTGCTCGGTTCGGTGCCGTCCGAGGCGGCCCGCAAGTCCGGCGTCGACGTCCTGATCGTGCACACGACGTAG
- a CDS encoding chromosome segregation protein, producing MSLGDERELVPLGAGFDLVKRGYDRHQVDEHLERLDSDLKMLAADRDAAISQAGDLARQLEQARGEIENLRGQVERLGQPPTTVEGLSERLQRMLRLAQEEAADTRARAEAEAGHIRAKAEADASAMRARYEQLLAELDARRKEMEAEHRTVLETARAEAESITTKAREERDRLDREAEQRRTQVEEDFEIAMATRRAEAMQVLAEQEATSKAEAERRVREASDEAAAIRKKVAEEEAAANAEIERRRRESVEDANRRKTESITEANARLAEASDEAARRVREATEESNRRINAAADRVEALRKLRAGIAEQVKAARAVLVEANSVLGDAEPVIEPLPEEREATSAGKPAGRQ from the coding sequence ATGAGCCTTGGCGACGAACGAGAGCTGGTACCGCTCGGCGCGGGTTTCGACCTGGTCAAGCGCGGCTACGACCGCCACCAGGTCGACGAGCACCTCGAACGGCTGGACAGCGATCTGAAGATGCTCGCCGCCGACCGGGACGCCGCCATCTCGCAGGCCGGCGACCTCGCCCGGCAGCTGGAGCAGGCTCGTGGGGAGATCGAGAACCTGCGGGGGCAGGTGGAACGGCTGGGCCAGCCGCCGACCACCGTCGAGGGGCTGTCCGAGCGGCTGCAGCGCATGCTGCGGCTGGCGCAGGAGGAAGCCGCCGACACCCGCGCCCGCGCGGAGGCCGAGGCCGGGCACATCCGGGCCAAGGCCGAGGCGGACGCCAGCGCCATGCGCGCCCGCTACGAGCAGCTGCTGGCCGAGCTGGACGCCCGGCGCAAGGAGATGGAGGCCGAGCACCGCACGGTGCTGGAGACCGCGCGCGCCGAGGCCGAGTCGATCACGACCAAGGCCAGGGAGGAGCGCGACCGCCTCGACCGCGAGGCCGAGCAGCGCCGCACCCAGGTCGAAGAGGACTTCGAAATCGCGATGGCGACGCGCCGCGCGGAGGCGATGCAGGTGCTCGCCGAGCAGGAGGCGACCAGCAAGGCGGAAGCCGAGCGGCGCGTGCGCGAAGCGTCGGACGAGGCCGCGGCGATCCGCAAGAAGGTCGCCGAGGAGGAGGCCGCCGCGAACGCCGAGATCGAGCGCCGCCGCCGGGAGTCCGTCGAGGACGCCAACCGGCGCAAGACGGAGTCGATCACCGAGGCGAACGCCCGGCTGGCGGAGGCGTCCGACGAGGCGGCGCGCCGCGTGCGCGAGGCCACCGAAGAGTCGAACCGCCGCATCAACGCGGCGGCCGACCGGGTCGAGGCCCTGCGCAAACTGCGAGCCGGAATAGCCGAACAGGTCAAGGCGGCGCGCGCAGTGCTCGTCGAGGCGAACTCGGTCCTCGGCGACGCCGAACCGGTGATCGAACCGCTGCCGGAGGAACGCGAGGCCACGTCGGCGGGCAAGCCGGCCGGACGCCAGTAA
- a CDS encoding SPW repeat protein: MAVRSKRAWTRPHDWAEVVLGLVALLTPLWASTDNAAMWTMIVLGALIALDGLLSLAVPGLVYGEGLQVVLGALLFIAPWVMTYTGLGVAAWSSWIIGALTVIAGLAALPVANSVHRGGMRTAH; encoded by the coding sequence ATGGCTGTTCGGTCGAAGCGGGCGTGGACCCGTCCGCACGACTGGGCCGAGGTCGTGCTCGGACTGGTGGCCCTGCTGACGCCGTTGTGGGCGAGTACCGACAACGCCGCGATGTGGACGATGATCGTGCTCGGCGCCCTCATCGCCCTGGACGGTCTGCTGTCGCTGGCCGTGCCGGGTCTGGTGTACGGCGAGGGACTCCAGGTCGTCCTCGGCGCGCTGCTGTTCATCGCACCGTGGGTGATGACCTACACGGGCCTGGGCGTGGCGGCCTGGTCGTCGTGGATCATCGGTGCCCTGACGGTGATCGCCGGCCTGGCGGCCCTGCCGGTGGCGAACTCCGTGCACCGCGGCGGAATGAGGACCGCGCACTGA
- a CDS encoding TetR/AcrR family transcriptional regulator, giving the protein MARSDHEDDLPAKERILRAAEDLFAESGFDATPTSRIAERAGVPKGLVHYYFRRKPDLLSALVKRLPEEQVDAARVVVPGDIAESLRRLVSELDARLARSRMLSHLLWREADTHRAVRDALHERFQQLVRQVRAVIVAAGGGELAVADVDSAAGLLALAVSYRHSVARHAADDPQDLMERELNFVAEALTARPAPG; this is encoded by the coding sequence GTGGCGCGGTCCGATCACGAGGACGATCTCCCGGCCAAGGAGCGCATCCTGCGCGCGGCCGAGGACCTGTTCGCGGAAAGCGGTTTCGACGCCACTCCGACCTCCCGGATCGCCGAGCGCGCGGGGGTGCCCAAGGGGCTCGTGCACTATTACTTCCGCCGCAAACCGGACCTGCTCAGTGCGCTGGTCAAGCGGCTGCCCGAGGAGCAGGTCGACGCCGCCCGCGTCGTGGTGCCGGGCGACATCGCGGAAAGCCTGCGGCGGCTGGTTTCCGAGCTCGACGCACGCCTGGCCCGGTCCCGGATGCTGTCGCACCTGCTGTGGCGCGAGGCGGACACGCACCGGGCGGTGCGGGACGCGTTGCACGAGCGGTTCCAGCAACTGGTCCGGCAGGTGCGGGCGGTGATCGTCGCCGCCGGGGGTGGTGAGCTGGCGGTCGCCGACGTGGACAGCGCGGCCGGGCTGCTCGCGCTCGCGGTGAGCTACCGGCATTCGGTGGCGCGGCACGCCGCCGACGACCCGCAAGACCTGATGGAACGCGAGCTGAACTTCGTCGCCGAGGCTCTGACGGCCCGGCCCGCACCGGGTTAG
- the mce gene encoding methylmalonyl-CoA epimerase — translation MDDALKPFVTTIDHVGVAVADLDAAIEFYASNFGLVATHSEVNEEQGVREAMLHAPGDESGPAIQLLAPLRPDSTIGKFLDTKGPGLQQLAYRVTDVEAAAEALRAKGLRLLYDKARRGTANSKVNFVHPKDAGGVLVELVEPAAAH, via the coding sequence ATGGATGACGCGCTGAAGCCGTTCGTGACGACCATCGACCACGTCGGTGTCGCCGTCGCCGACCTGGACGCCGCGATCGAGTTCTACGCGTCGAACTTCGGCCTGGTCGCCACGCACTCCGAGGTCAACGAGGAGCAGGGCGTGCGCGAGGCGATGCTGCACGCGCCCGGCGACGAGTCCGGCCCGGCGATCCAGCTGCTCGCCCCGCTGCGCCCGGACTCGACGATCGGCAAGTTCCTGGACACCAAGGGGCCGGGCCTGCAGCAGCTCGCCTACCGCGTCACCGACGTCGAAGCCGCGGCGGAGGCGCTGCGGGCCAAGGGACTGCGGCTGCTGTACGACAAGGCCCGGCGCGGCACCGCGAACAGCAAGGTCAACTTCGTGCACCCCAAGGACGCCGGTGGCGTCCTCGTCGAACTGGTGGAACCGGCCGCCGCGCACTAA
- a CDS encoding acetyl-CoA C-acetyltransferase, with protein sequence MSGSVILGAARTPIGRLLGSLKDFTGAQLGGIAIKAALEQAGVSPDAVQYTIMGQVLTAGAGQIPARQAAVAAGIPMDVPALTINKVCLSGLDAIALADQLIRAGEFDLVVAGGQESMTQAPHLLPKSRSGFKYGDTTLLDHMAYDGLFCAFDQCAMGASTEKYNSRYGITREDQDAFSARSHERAVAAAGAGRFKAEMAPVTIPQRKGDPIVFDTDEGVRAGTTAESLAKLRPAFASDGTITAGSASQISDGAAAVVVASRAKAEELGLEPLAEIGAHGVVAGPDASLHEQPANAIKAALAKAKLDASALDLVEINEAFAAVGLVSTEKLGIDPEIVNVDGGAIALGHPIGASGARLAVHLVHELRRRGGGLGAAGLCGGGGQGDALLIKVPTR encoded by the coding sequence GTGTCCGGTTCCGTCATCCTGGGTGCCGCTCGTACCCCGATCGGGCGTCTGCTCGGATCCCTCAAGGACTTCACCGGGGCCCAGCTCGGCGGGATCGCCATCAAGGCGGCGCTGGAGCAGGCCGGGGTGTCGCCGGACGCCGTCCAGTACACGATCATGGGCCAGGTCCTCACCGCGGGCGCGGGGCAGATCCCGGCGCGGCAGGCCGCGGTCGCCGCCGGCATCCCGATGGACGTGCCCGCGCTGACCATCAACAAGGTGTGCCTGTCCGGTCTGGACGCGATCGCGCTGGCCGACCAGCTCATCCGCGCCGGCGAGTTCGACCTGGTGGTGGCGGGCGGCCAGGAGTCGATGACCCAGGCGCCGCACCTGCTGCCCAAGTCGCGTTCCGGCTTCAAGTACGGCGACACCACGCTGCTCGACCACATGGCCTACGACGGCTTGTTCTGCGCGTTCGACCAGTGCGCGATGGGTGCCTCGACCGAGAAGTACAACTCCCGCTACGGCATCACCCGCGAGGATCAGGACGCCTTCTCGGCCCGCTCGCACGAGCGCGCGGTGGCTGCCGCCGGCGCCGGCCGGTTCAAGGCCGAGATGGCCCCGGTGACGATCCCGCAGCGCAAGGGCGACCCGATCGTCTTCGACACCGACGAGGGCGTGCGTGCCGGCACCACGGCGGAGAGCCTGGCGAAGCTGCGCCCGGCGTTCGCCTCCGACGGCACCATCACCGCGGGCTCGGCTTCGCAGATCTCCGACGGCGCAGCCGCGGTAGTCGTCGCCAGCCGGGCCAAGGCGGAGGAGCTGGGTCTGGAGCCGCTGGCCGAGATCGGCGCGCACGGGGTGGTCGCCGGTCCGGACGCGAGCCTGCACGAGCAGCCGGCCAACGCGATCAAGGCCGCGCTCGCGAAGGCGAAGCTCGACGCGAGCGCGCTGGACCTGGTGGAGATCAACGAGGCGTTCGCCGCGGTGGGCCTGGTGTCGACCGAGAAGCTCGGCATCGACCCGGAGATCGTCAACGTCGACGGCGGTGCCATCGCCCTCGGCCACCCGATCGGCGCGTCCGGCGCCCGGCTGGCCGTGCACCTGGTGCACGAACTGCGCCGCCGCGGTGGCGGCCTCGGTGCGGCCGGCCTGTGCGGTGGCGGTGGCCAGGGTGACGCGCTGCTGATCAAGGTGCCCACCCGGTAG